In one Kitasatospora cineracea genomic region, the following are encoded:
- the hisD gene encoding histidinol dehydrogenase translates to MISRIDLRGSSTDPRDVLPRAEFDVEAALEKVRPIAEDVSHRGVAALIEITERFDGVRLESTRVPAEQIAEALEQLDPEVRAALEESIRRARAVHSDQRRVGHTTQVVPGGTVTQRWVPVDRVGLYVPGGLAVYPSSVVMNVVPAQEAGVPGIAVSSPPQKAFGGRVHPAILAACALLGVDEVYAVGGAQAVAMFALGTEECAPVNLVTGPGNIYVAAAKRLFAGRIGIDSEAGPTEIMVLADDTADAAEVAADLISQAEHGPTSGSVLVTASPLLADAVEAELKTQVARTKHSERVAEALGGPQSGIILVDDLEQGLAVVNAYAAEHLEIQTAEPHAVSERVRNAGAIFLGRYTPVSLGDYAAGSNHVLPTGGCACHSSGLSVQTFLRGVQVVEYDREALAGIAAHVVNLSAAEDLPGHGDAVKARFDWTVPGA, encoded by the coding sequence GTGATCTCTCGAATCGACCTCCGCGGCTCCTCCACGGACCCGCGCGACGTGCTGCCCCGTGCCGAGTTCGACGTCGAAGCCGCCCTGGAGAAGGTGCGGCCGATCGCCGAGGACGTGAGCCATCGCGGGGTCGCGGCGCTGATCGAGATCACCGAGCGCTTCGACGGCGTCCGGCTGGAGTCCACCCGCGTCCCGGCCGAGCAGATCGCCGAGGCGCTGGAGCAGCTGGACCCGGAGGTCCGCGCCGCGCTGGAGGAGTCGATCCGCCGCGCCCGCGCCGTCCACTCCGACCAGCGCCGGGTCGGGCACACCACGCAGGTGGTGCCCGGCGGCACCGTCACCCAGCGCTGGGTGCCGGTCGACCGGGTCGGCCTGTACGTGCCCGGCGGCCTCGCCGTGTACCCGTCCTCCGTGGTGATGAACGTGGTGCCCGCCCAGGAGGCCGGGGTGCCCGGCATCGCGGTCTCCTCGCCGCCGCAGAAGGCGTTCGGCGGCCGGGTCCACCCGGCGATCCTGGCCGCCTGCGCGCTGCTCGGCGTGGACGAGGTGTACGCGGTCGGCGGCGCCCAGGCGGTGGCGATGTTCGCGCTCGGCACCGAGGAGTGCGCGCCCGTCAACCTGGTCACCGGCCCCGGCAACATCTACGTCGCCGCCGCCAAGCGCCTGTTCGCGGGCCGGATCGGCATCGACTCGGAGGCCGGCCCGACCGAGATCATGGTCCTCGCCGACGACACCGCGGACGCCGCGGAGGTCGCCGCCGACCTGATCAGCCAGGCCGAGCACGGCCCCACCTCCGGCTCCGTGCTGGTCACCGCCTCCCCGCTGCTGGCCGACGCGGTCGAGGCCGAGCTGAAGACGCAGGTCGCCCGCACCAAGCACTCCGAGCGGGTGGCCGAGGCGCTCGGCGGCCCGCAGTCCGGGATCATCCTGGTCGACGACCTGGAGCAGGGCCTCGCGGTGGTCAACGCCTACGCCGCCGAGCACCTGGAGATCCAGACCGCCGAGCCGCACGCCGTCTCCGAGCGGGTCCGCAACGCGGGCGCGATCTTCCTCGGCCGCTACACCCCGGTTTCGCTGGGCGACTACGCGGCCGGCTCCAACCACGTGCTGCCCACCGGCGGCTGCGCCTGCCACTCCTCCGGCCTGTCCGTGCAGACCTTCCTGCGCGGCGTCCAGGTGGTCGAGTACGACCGCGAGGCGCTGGCCGGGATCGCCGCGCACGTGGTCAACCTGTCCGCGGCCGAGGACCTGCCCGGCCACGGCGATGCTGTGAAGGCCCGATTCGACTGGACGGTACCCGGCGCGTGA